Proteins encoded together in one Catellatospora citrea window:
- a CDS encoding MaoC family dehydratase: protein MPQTVTHVRDLADVVGTFLGHSAWHEITQRQVDLFAEATWDDQWIHTDPERAASGPYGGTIAHGFLTMSLTPTLLAEIWRVEGVDMTVNQGLDNLRLRAPVPVGAQVRMGADLLSTRTRPKGFAEVVVRLTFELEHGGRRQRAATADLTILLREAATVPR from the coding sequence GTGCCGCAGACCGTGACGCATGTGCGCGACCTCGCCGACGTCGTCGGCACCTTCCTGGGCCACAGCGCGTGGCATGAGATCACGCAGCGTCAGGTGGACCTGTTCGCCGAGGCGACCTGGGACGACCAGTGGATCCACACCGACCCCGAGCGCGCCGCGAGCGGGCCGTACGGCGGCACCATCGCGCACGGTTTCCTCACCATGTCGCTGACGCCGACCCTGCTGGCCGAGATCTGGCGGGTCGAGGGCGTGGACATGACCGTCAACCAGGGCCTGGACAACCTGCGGCTGCGCGCCCCGGTGCCGGTGGGCGCGCAGGTGCGGATGGGCGCGGACCTGCTCTCCACGCGCACCCGGCCGAAGGGCTTCGCCGAGGTCGTGGTGCGGCTGACCTTCGAGCTGGAGCACGGCGGACGGCGGCAGCGCGCGGCCACCGCCGACCTGACCATCCTGCTCCGCGAGGCGGCGACCGTCCCGCGCTGA
- a CDS encoding OmpA family protein: protein MADNARRFHPVVGVAVAVLGLAGIVTAQHLPFRENIQDDLTARSEQALQAAGLSAVQVDFIGRDGTLKAASTAEADRALEIVRGLEGVRVAVADVPTVAAPAPSASPTTPTAPTTPPTVAFALGGGRIAVTGTVPSEAARAALVQTATELAGAGQVDDRLTVDATVTDAGLAALPNVVKAIAKGAKEATVELRDGSLTLAGTLDKQATKDAVAAAAAQVGATVVDRTELAKVQQELVKLPAVTFLDNSTTLTAAGRAALAQAARILTANPQVKVRIEGHTDSNGSTADNLVLSQARAKTVLDFLVKQGVAADRLTSQGYGESRPARPNTSEANQAVNRRVEFIVLP, encoded by the coding sequence ATGGCGGACAACGCTCGCAGGTTCCACCCGGTGGTCGGGGTGGCGGTCGCGGTGCTCGGCCTGGCCGGCATCGTCACCGCGCAGCACCTGCCCTTCCGGGAGAACATCCAGGACGATCTCACCGCCCGCTCCGAACAGGCCCTGCAGGCCGCGGGGCTGTCGGCGGTGCAGGTCGACTTCATCGGGCGCGACGGCACGCTGAAGGCCGCCTCGACCGCCGAGGCCGACCGGGCGCTGGAGATCGTGCGCGGGCTGGAGGGCGTACGCGTCGCCGTCGCCGACGTGCCCACGGTGGCCGCACCGGCCCCGTCGGCGTCGCCGACCACCCCGACTGCCCCGACCACCCCGCCGACGGTCGCCTTCGCCCTGGGCGGCGGCCGCATCGCGGTCACCGGCACCGTGCCGAGCGAGGCCGCCCGTGCCGCGCTGGTGCAGACGGCCACCGAGCTGGCGGGGGCCGGCCAGGTGGACGACAGGCTGACGGTCGACGCCACGGTCACCGACGCCGGCCTGGCCGCCCTGCCGAACGTGGTCAAGGCGATCGCCAAGGGCGCCAAGGAAGCGACCGTCGAGCTGCGTGACGGCAGCCTGACGCTGGCGGGCACCCTCGACAAGCAGGCGACCAAGGACGCTGTGGCGGCTGCCGCAGCCCAGGTGGGCGCGACCGTGGTCGACCGCACCGAGCTGGCGAAGGTCCAGCAGGAGCTGGTCAAGCTGCCCGCAGTGACCTTCCTGGACAACAGCACGACGCTGACCGCGGCGGGTCGTGCCGCGCTCGCCCAGGCGGCCCGCATCCTCACCGCCAACCCGCAGGTCAAGGTGCGGATCGAGGGCCACACGGACAGCAACGGCTCGACGGCGGACAACCTCGTGCTCAGCCAGGCCCGCGCCAAGACGGTGCTGGACTTCCTGGTGAAGCAGGGTGTCGCCGCCGACCGGCTGACCTCTCAGGGCTACGGCGAGAGCCGTCCCGCCCGCCCGAACACCAGCGAGGCCAACCAGGCCGTCAACCGCCGCGTGGAGTTCATCGTGCTGCCCTGA
- a CDS encoding coiled-coil domain-containing protein — translation MTPTVPRRRRRAAHLALLLAAVFLVVSGLAPAAPAFAEPNEGSSKTLTQLRENLEVAAKGYLEAEAALETAKASQKALAAELITAESELERLRVFVGQYAAEAYKTGKLGVVSLMISGTKPGSLLSKASAMDRMTQRDEARMTDFRTRKQEVTAKKAAIDIQLKLQQDALKEIEKRKKAADQALRAVDGRSSSGYINPNSPLAKPAPRNANGSWPSEGCSIKDPTTSGCITPRTLWAMNQAKANGFQRYVSCHRSGGGGEHPKGRACDFASATGGFTNSSASGGDRTYGNNLASFFIKNASRLGVMYVIWYCKMWINGGWKNYNSAGSNCGDNPAGDHTNHVHVSIL, via the coding sequence GTGACCCCCACCGTCCCCCGGAGACGACGACGCGCCGCCCACCTCGCGCTGCTGCTCGCTGCCGTGTTCCTGGTCGTGAGCGGGCTGGCGCCGGCGGCGCCCGCGTTCGCGGAGCCCAACGAGGGCAGCTCCAAGACGCTCACCCAGCTGCGGGAGAACCTCGAGGTGGCCGCCAAGGGCTACCTGGAGGCGGAGGCGGCGCTGGAGACCGCCAAGGCCTCGCAGAAGGCGCTCGCCGCCGAGCTGATCACCGCCGAGTCGGAGCTGGAGCGGCTGCGCGTGTTCGTCGGCCAGTACGCGGCGGAGGCCTACAAGACCGGCAAGCTGGGCGTGGTCAGCCTGATGATCAGCGGCACCAAGCCGGGCTCGCTGCTGTCCAAGGCCAGCGCCATGGACCGGATGACCCAGCGCGACGAGGCCCGGATGACCGACTTCCGGACCCGCAAGCAGGAGGTCACCGCGAAGAAGGCGGCGATCGACATCCAGCTGAAGCTGCAGCAGGACGCGCTCAAGGAGATCGAGAAGCGCAAGAAGGCGGCCGACCAGGCCCTGCGCGCCGTCGACGGGCGCAGCTCCAGCGGCTACATCAACCCGAACTCCCCGCTGGCCAAGCCCGCCCCGCGCAACGCCAACGGGTCCTGGCCCAGCGAGGGCTGCTCGATCAAGGACCCGACCACCAGCGGCTGCATCACCCCGCGCACCCTGTGGGCGATGAACCAGGCCAAGGCCAACGGCTTCCAGCGCTACGTCTCGTGCCACCGCTCCGGCGGCGGCGGCGAGCACCCCAAGGGTCGGGCCTGTGACTTCGCCTCGGCCACCGGCGGCTTCACCAACTCCTCCGCCAGCGGCGGCGACCGCACCTACGGCAACAACCTGGCCTCGTTCTTCATCAAGAACGCCAGCCGGCTCGGCGTCATGTACGTGATCTGGTACTGCAAGATGTGGATCAACGGCGGCTGGAAGAACTACAACTCCGCGGGCTCCAACTGCGGCGACAACCCGGCCGGCGACCACACCAACCACGTGCACGTGTCCATCCTCTGA
- a CDS encoding helix-hairpin-helix domain-containing protein, which produces MAWFIGQSLLMILTAFLLGLLVGWLLFSRRGKSTPAEQPAAAAAPSAPVVAQAAPVATATVADEPKAEKPKAAKKPSKKAVPAPAAPADDEIEVQQRPVSLVAPIAKPEPVTETKPEPVAEPVAVVAEPVAVADEPDDAVEAAVEAAQDKAFKVEASTLTPIENMLVAAGDNLQRIEGIGPKMEAALTAAGMGTYAAVAAADNDALRNAIEAGGLNFAPALLTWSRQAQLLVDGDEEGLADLQRRLVAGRDTGRE; this is translated from the coding sequence GTGGCCTGGTTCATCGGCCAGTCGCTCCTCATGATCCTGACAGCGTTCCTGCTCGGCCTGCTGGTGGGCTGGCTGCTGTTCAGCAGGCGCGGCAAGTCCACCCCGGCGGAGCAGCCGGCCGCGGCCGCTGCGCCGTCCGCCCCGGTCGTGGCGCAGGCCGCGCCGGTCGCCACGGCCACCGTCGCCGACGAGCCCAAGGCTGAGAAGCCGAAGGCCGCCAAGAAGCCGTCGAAGAAGGCCGTGCCCGCCCCGGCCGCGCCCGCCGACGACGAGATCGAGGTGCAGCAGCGGCCGGTGTCGCTGGTCGCCCCGATCGCCAAGCCCGAGCCGGTCACCGAGACCAAGCCGGAGCCGGTCGCCGAGCCGGTCGCCGTGGTGGCCGAGCCGGTCGCCGTCGCCGACGAGCCCGACGACGCCGTCGAGGCCGCGGTCGAGGCCGCCCAGGACAAGGCGTTCAAGGTCGAGGCGTCGACGCTCACCCCGATCGAGAACATGCTGGTCGCCGCAGGTGACAACCTGCAGCGCATCGAGGGCATCGGGCCCAAGATGGAGGCCGCGCTGACGGCCGCCGGGATGGGCACGTACGCCGCGGTCGCCGCCGCCGACAACGACGCCCTGCGCAACGCCATCGAGGCGGGCGGGCTCAACTTCGCGCCCGCGCTGCTCACCTGGTCGCGCCAGGCCCAGCTGCTCGTCGACGGGGACGAGGAGGGGCTGGCCGACCTGCAGCGCCGCCTCGTCGCCGGCCGCGACACGGGACGGGAATGA
- a CDS encoding sensor histidine kinase, translated as MAVTGGAPPWAPQYVQEADVPMVTARRRRRRSIGFRLLLPIAVATIGVGVLGGMQTSSAMDEAREAESSGAVAQALTATVKLNHQLEQELSETEALLQRGGKAGELLLTAQRRRTDEALARYRVTVPVAVRVAPEIRGLVDDADAALAELPRMREAAQFPPEGQPAVKTSPETVYDPLTHAMFAVGEALAAAPTDVRLNALTETVAALNAVEHHAAEQRGLLRTVFARGRFEHGELAELGELYGAEAERVAQFERVAGPQVAARYREVVRGADVDKARTLLEGALTADSAPAGLRVDPDAWFIAKSNALRRLYLFELEVIGSLEAEATRQHAAAERDALTSGGASALVIVVSLGIAVLLSVRTSRGLRRLSRSAMDIASGELPTAIAEVSSAPGVETVRRLVRASNEQAEKALSGPNDEIGEVGAALANLHQQALRLAADQAMLRHDISQMFVNLSRRGQTLVQRQLHLIDEFERGETDPQSLAKLFALDHLAARMRRNEENLLVLAGGEPGRRFVNAELLVDVVHAAAAEIDQYPRVETNSIADLCVVAHAVGDVVHLLAELLENATDFSPPNSRVLVTTRRGVDGLTINIFDAGIGMPPGQLQEINERLIRPSMLTSELARTMGLLVVARIAARRGITVQLRSSPGGGTVALVLLPTALLAPPHSAVSRLTVTSGNGNLPDGETLRTRRPGARPAGAAPAMTARPPIPAPPSAPTPTGPPAAVQSPAPTTSPSTSPSMPAPAATFAGAADAPTQAIPAVRQAPPDRPPLLPSGLPQRRPGDLASPGRAATASSRTDSSGLLDPEAVRARLSGLAGGIAAAHRELAREQRLSAPPATKESTR; from the coding sequence ATGGCAGTCACCGGCGGCGCACCGCCGTGGGCACCCCAGTACGTCCAGGAAGCCGATGTTCCGATGGTCACGGCACGACGCCGCCGCCGTCGCTCCATCGGCTTCCGCCTGCTGCTGCCCATCGCCGTCGCCACGATCGGCGTCGGCGTGCTGGGCGGCATGCAGACGTCGTCGGCCATGGACGAGGCACGCGAGGCCGAGTCGTCCGGTGCGGTGGCGCAGGCGCTGACCGCCACCGTCAAGCTGAACCACCAACTCGAACAGGAGCTGTCGGAGACTGAGGCGCTGCTGCAGCGTGGTGGCAAGGCGGGCGAGTTGCTGCTCACCGCGCAGCGGCGGCGCACCGACGAGGCGCTGGCCCGCTACCGGGTCACGGTGCCGGTCGCGGTCCGGGTCGCGCCGGAGATCCGCGGGCTGGTCGACGATGCCGACGCCGCGCTCGCCGAGCTGCCCCGGATGCGGGAGGCGGCGCAGTTCCCGCCGGAGGGTCAGCCGGCCGTCAAGACCTCCCCGGAGACCGTCTACGACCCGCTGACCCATGCCATGTTCGCCGTCGGCGAGGCGCTGGCCGCCGCGCCCACCGACGTCCGGCTCAACGCGCTGACCGAGACGGTGGCCGCGCTCAACGCGGTCGAGCACCACGCCGCGGAGCAGCGCGGGCTGCTGCGCACCGTCTTCGCCCGGGGCCGTTTCGAGCACGGCGAGCTGGCCGAGCTCGGCGAGCTGTACGGCGCCGAGGCCGAGCGGGTCGCCCAGTTCGAGCGGGTGGCCGGCCCCCAGGTGGCCGCGCGCTATCGCGAGGTCGTCCGCGGCGCTGACGTGGACAAGGCCCGCACCCTGCTCGAGGGAGCGCTCACCGCCGACAGCGCCCCCGCCGGCCTGCGCGTCGACCCGGACGCCTGGTTCATCGCCAAGTCCAACGCGCTGCGCCGGCTGTACCTGTTCGAGCTGGAGGTCATCGGCTCGCTGGAGGCCGAGGCCACCCGGCAGCACGCTGCCGCCGAGCGGGACGCGCTGACCAGCGGTGGCGCGTCCGCCCTGGTCATCGTCGTCTCCCTCGGCATCGCCGTGCTGCTGTCCGTGCGCACCAGCCGCGGCCTGCGCCGGCTGAGCCGGTCCGCGATGGACATCGCCAGCGGCGAGCTGCCCACCGCCATCGCCGAGGTCTCCTCCGCGCCCGGGGTCGAGACCGTGCGCCGCCTGGTGCGCGCCTCGAACGAGCAGGCGGAGAAGGCGCTGTCCGGGCCCAACGACGAGATCGGCGAGGTCGGCGCGGCGCTGGCCAACCTGCACCAGCAGGCGCTGCGCCTGGCCGCGGACCAGGCCATGCTGCGCCACGACATCTCGCAGATGTTCGTGAACCTGTCCCGCCGCGGCCAGACGCTGGTGCAGCGCCAGCTGCACCTGATCGACGAGTTCGAGCGCGGCGAGACCGACCCGCAGTCGCTGGCCAAGCTGTTCGCCCTGGACCACCTCGCCGCCCGCATGCGCCGCAACGAGGAGAACCTGCTGGTGCTGGCCGGCGGTGAGCCGGGCCGCCGCTTCGTCAACGCCGAGCTCCTGGTCGACGTCGTGCACGCGGCCGCCGCGGAGATCGACCAGTACCCCCGGGTGGAGACCAACTCCATCGCGGACCTGTGCGTTGTCGCGCACGCCGTCGGCGACGTCGTGCACCTGCTGGCAGAACTGCTGGAGAACGCCACCGACTTCTCGCCGCCGAACAGCCGCGTGCTGGTCACCACCCGGCGCGGGGTGGACGGTCTCACCATCAACATCTTCGACGCGGGCATCGGCATGCCGCCCGGACAGCTGCAGGAGATCAACGAGCGACTGATCCGGCCGTCCATGCTGACCAGTGAGCTGGCCCGCACCATGGGCCTGCTGGTGGTCGCCCGGATCGCCGCCCGTCGCGGGATAACGGTGCAGCTGCGCAGCAGCCCCGGCGGGGGTACCGTGGCGCTGGTGCTGCTGCCGACGGCGCTGCTGGCCCCGCCGCACAGCGCGGTGAGCAGGCTGACCGTCACGTCCGGCAATGGAAACCTGCCCGACGGCGAGACGCTGCGCACCCGCCGGCCTGGCGCCCGCCCGGCCGGCGCCGCACCGGCCATGACCGCACGACCGCCCATCCCCGCACCGCCGTCCGCCCCCACCCCCACCGGCCCACCGGCCGCCGTCCAGTCCCCCGCACCGACCACGTCCCCGTCCACGTCCCCGTCCATGCCAGCGCCCGCCGCCACCTTCGCGGGGGCCGCCGACGCGCCGACCCAGGCGATCCCTGCGGTCCGGCAGGCACCCCCCGACCGACCTCCGCTCCTGCCCTCCGGCCTGCCCCAGCGCCGCCCCGGCGACCTCGCGTCGCCCGGCCGCGCGGCCACCGCCTCCTCCCGGACCGACAGCTCCGGACTGCTGGACCCCGAAGCGGTCCGGGCCCGGCTGTCCGGTCTGGCCGGCGGTATCGCGGCCGCTCACCGCGAACTGGCTCGTGAGCAGCGCCTGTCAGCCCCGCCAGCAACGAAGGAAAGCACTCGATGA
- a CDS encoding PQQ-dependent sugar dehydrogenase, producing MRNRRFLVTATAVAIVLAGIGYLSFRQAYSSGAPQPPPRPVRTLGAPLPGAPAVTEPRADGHLVSGADVHMESAPMPTRKDGKKVKHVCTEWEIWSVEPAERVWHSPCVDGPQLVHAHLGDGEFENSFAARRDLAADREYDLRLRYRDASLDKAKRWSPWGYRAFRTLPQRAPLAGAGTWHVRQDGYRVEEVAGGFQLPVHLAMAPGHTGDPAQPMFYVTELYGQIKVVKGDLSTGVYAKNLLNFNPRGTFPGTGEKGVTGIVVDPNNGDVLASVLYERGGVHYPKVVRFSSKDGGLTAAKQTTLLDMPAEAQSAAHQISQLTIGPDGKLYVHMGDAMLAYTAKDLNSFRGKILRVNLDGSAPADNPFYDAEDGITARDYVYASGFRNPFGGAWRADGSYYQVENGTAIDRLSRVDKGVDYGWDGTRDSMLKPKLHIWSPSTAPTSIAFVDPDVHHGSGFPKGKYGHMFVAESGPTFATGPQDNGKRIVEFTFDGGKVGKPKTLLEYNGTGKATVVGLAAGPDGLYFTALYPDADTAAPDDPNAKIYRVRYTGAE from the coding sequence ATGAGAAACAGACGTTTTCTGGTCACCGCGACCGCGGTGGCCATCGTGCTGGCCGGCATCGGCTACCTCTCCTTCCGGCAGGCGTACAGCAGCGGAGCACCGCAGCCGCCGCCCCGGCCGGTGCGCACCCTCGGCGCGCCGCTGCCCGGCGCGCCCGCCGTCACCGAACCGCGGGCCGACGGGCACCTGGTCAGCGGCGCCGACGTGCACATGGAGAGCGCGCCGATGCCGACCCGCAAGGACGGCAAGAAGGTCAAGCACGTCTGCACCGAGTGGGAGATCTGGTCCGTCGAGCCCGCCGAGCGCGTCTGGCACTCGCCCTGCGTGGACGGCCCGCAGCTGGTCCACGCCCACCTCGGCGACGGCGAGTTCGAGAACTCCTTCGCGGCCCGCCGCGACCTGGCCGCCGACCGCGAGTACGACCTGCGGCTGCGCTACCGCGACGCCAGCTTGGACAAGGCGAAGCGGTGGAGCCCCTGGGGCTACCGCGCGTTCCGCACCCTCCCGCAACGCGCCCCGCTGGCCGGCGCCGGCACCTGGCACGTCCGCCAGGACGGCTACCGGGTCGAGGAGGTGGCCGGCGGCTTCCAGCTGCCCGTGCACCTGGCCATGGCCCCCGGGCACACCGGCGACCCGGCGCAGCCGATGTTCTACGTGACCGAGCTGTACGGCCAGATCAAGGTGGTCAAGGGCGACCTGAGCACCGGCGTCTACGCGAAGAACCTGCTGAACTTCAACCCGCGGGGCACCTTCCCGGGCACCGGCGAGAAGGGCGTCACCGGCATCGTCGTCGACCCGAACAACGGCGACGTGCTCGCCTCGGTGCTCTACGAGCGCGGCGGCGTGCACTACCCCAAGGTGGTGCGCTTCTCCAGCAAGGACGGCGGGCTGACCGCGGCGAAGCAGACGACCCTGCTGGACATGCCCGCCGAGGCGCAGTCGGCCGCGCACCAGATCTCCCAGCTCACCATCGGCCCGGACGGCAAGCTCTACGTGCACATGGGCGACGCCATGCTGGCGTACACGGCCAAGGACCTGAACTCGTTCCGCGGGAAGATCCTGCGGGTGAACCTGGACGGCAGCGCGCCTGCCGACAACCCGTTCTACGACGCCGAGGACGGCATCACCGCCCGCGACTACGTCTACGCCTCGGGTTTCCGCAACCCGTTCGGCGGGGCGTGGCGCGCCGACGGCAGCTACTACCAGGTCGAGAACGGCACCGCGATCGACCGGCTGTCGCGGGTGGACAAAGGCGTCGACTACGGCTGGGACGGCACCCGCGACAGCATGCTCAAGCCGAAGCTGCACATCTGGTCGCCGTCGACCGCGCCCACCTCGATCGCGTTCGTCGACCCCGACGTGCACCACGGCTCCGGCTTCCCGAAGGGCAAGTACGGGCACATGTTCGTGGCGGAGAGCGGCCCGACGTTCGCCACCGGCCCGCAGGACAACGGCAAGCGGATCGTCGAGTTCACCTTCGACGGCGGCAAGGTCGGCAAGCCGAAGACGCTGCTGGAGTACAACGGCACCGGCAAGGCCACCGTGGTCGGCCTGGCCGCAGGCCCCGACGGCCTCTACTTCACCGCCCTGTACCCCGACGCCGACACCGCCGCCCCCGACGACCCGAACGCCAAAATCTACCGAGTCCGCTACACCGGCGCCGAGTAG
- a CDS encoding COG4315 family predicted lipoprotein: MITAGTLGACAESNTPPAGADAGAAGVSAAPAAASPSPVRAAVRIANVGGRKALVDQQGRTLYVFLKDAKGKSACLDKCAVTWPPMVGDAVNGDGVDGFLLSTYTRPDGTVQTTYRNLPLYRFQNDKPGDAQGQGMDGAWFMLDENGEMYQW; encoded by the coding sequence GTGATCACCGCAGGGACCCTCGGGGCCTGCGCCGAGAGCAACACCCCGCCCGCCGGGGCGGACGCGGGGGCCGCGGGTGTGTCCGCCGCTCCGGCGGCCGCCTCGCCGTCACCCGTCCGGGCCGCGGTGCGGATCGCCAATGTGGGCGGTCGCAAGGCGCTGGTCGACCAGCAGGGCCGCACGCTCTACGTCTTCCTCAAGGATGCCAAGGGCAAGAGCGCCTGCCTGGACAAGTGCGCGGTGACCTGGCCGCCGATGGTCGGGGACGCGGTCAACGGGGACGGGGTGGACGGCTTCCTGCTGTCCACGTACACCCGGCCCGACGGGACCGTGCAGACCACCTACCGCAACCTGCCGCTCTACCGGTTCCAGAACGACAAGCCGGGTGACGCCCAGGGGCAGGGCATGGACGGAGCCTGGTTCATGCTCGACGAGAACGGCGAGATGTACCAGTGGTGA
- a CDS encoding TAXI family TRAP transporter solute-binding subunit gives MVRRRRLALLLCVLLAPALAACTAQAEAAAPAWHGGTLTIGTGPTNGVFNQVGGGYADLINRHLPGYEALAPPTNGAGENLQRLAIDDVQIAFTFADVAADAAAGKGLFEGKPVQFRALARVFNGQTHLAVRRNSGIKSIKDLKGKRVGTGPQNSGSEEVAVRLLTVAGLDLKRDITQVSASLSQMTSSMRTGDLDAMFYSAGLPTTGIQGLFDQSPGVFMLVPLDELGQAVSKAHPDIYAPGTIPKGMYGLTADVDTIAVPNLVVVSADMPDEVAYRLTQLLFDHQDELAAVHPEGGNFSRDIAPLVSPLELHPGAKRFYGVS, from the coding sequence GTGGTGAGGCGCCGCCGGCTGGCCCTGCTGCTCTGCGTGCTGCTCGCCCCGGCGCTCGCCGCCTGTACCGCGCAGGCCGAAGCGGCGGCACCGGCCTGGCACGGCGGCACCCTGACCATCGGCACCGGCCCCACCAACGGGGTGTTCAACCAGGTGGGCGGCGGGTACGCCGACCTGATCAACCGGCACCTGCCCGGCTACGAGGCGCTCGCCCCGCCGACCAACGGCGCGGGCGAGAACCTGCAGCGGCTGGCCATCGACGACGTGCAGATCGCGTTCACGTTCGCCGACGTGGCCGCGGACGCCGCCGCCGGCAAGGGCCTGTTCGAGGGCAAGCCGGTGCAGTTCCGGGCGCTGGCCCGGGTCTTCAACGGCCAGACCCACCTGGCGGTGCGCCGCAATTCGGGCATCAAGTCCATCAAGGACCTGAAGGGCAAGCGGGTCGGCACCGGCCCGCAGAACTCCGGCAGCGAAGAGGTGGCCGTCCGGCTGCTGACCGTCGCCGGCCTGGACCTCAAGCGCGACATCACCCAGGTGTCGGCGTCGCTGTCGCAGATGACGTCCTCGATGCGCACCGGCGACCTGGACGCGATGTTCTACTCGGCCGGCCTGCCGACCACGGGCATCCAGGGCCTGTTCGACCAGTCGCCGGGCGTGTTCATGCTGGTCCCGCTCGACGAGCTGGGCCAGGCCGTCAGCAAGGCGCACCCCGACATCTACGCCCCCGGCACCATCCCGAAGGGCATGTACGGCCTGACCGCCGACGTGGACACCATCGCGGTGCCCAACCTCGTCGTGGTGTCGGCGGACATGCCCGACGAGGTCGCCTACCGGCTCACCCAGCTGCTCTTCGACCACCAGGACGAGCTGGCCGCGGTGCACCCCGAGGGCGGCAACTTCAGCCGCGACATCGCGCCGCTGGTGTCGCCGTTGGAGCTGCACCCCGGCGCGAAGCGATTCTACGGAGTGTCCTGA
- a CDS encoding roadblock/LC7 domain-containing protein produces the protein MTQNPAQLAGADEIGGLDWLLTSFAQRIADVTYVLAVSVDGLTIAHSDGLRQDLSDQLSAITSGMASLTIGAARCLSSGQVRQTVVDMDEGVLLIMAVRDRAFLAVVAAPGCDLGQIGYETALLAHRVAYALEPEARVDGQW, from the coding sequence ATGACTCAGAACCCCGCGCAGCTCGCCGGCGCCGACGAGATCGGCGGCCTCGACTGGCTGCTGACCTCCTTCGCCCAACGGATCGCCGACGTCACCTACGTGCTGGCCGTCTCTGTGGACGGCCTGACGATCGCCCATTCGGACGGGCTGCGTCAGGATCTGTCGGACCAGCTCTCTGCCATCACGAGCGGGATGGCCAGCCTCACCATCGGCGCGGCGCGCTGCCTGAGCAGCGGTCAGGTGCGCCAGACGGTGGTGGACATGGACGAGGGCGTACTCCTGATCATGGCGGTCCGCGACCGGGCGTTCCTCGCCGTGGTGGCCGCGCCCGGCTGCGACCTCGGCCAGATCGGCTACGAGACGGCGCTGCTGGCGCACCGCGTGGCGTACGCGCTGGAACCGGAGGCGCGGGTGGACGGCCAGTGGTGA
- a CDS encoding DUF6790 family protein, protein MPFFAAIWFTVVVGWLIHVAVDKHPGRRTKHRVVELALLWIMVVGAGIWGLLGGLSHLGPTSDQTAEQIGYTQSMFQWEVGWGDIAVAVLAIGCAWRRLRGTWLTAAVTALAISFWGDAWGHFNQWVFHDNHAPANVWALPSDIVMPLLAIILLVMYRRGAPAQSFEQAATALPARP, encoded by the coding sequence ATGCCGTTCTTCGCAGCCATCTGGTTCACCGTCGTCGTCGGCTGGCTGATCCACGTCGCCGTGGACAAGCACCCGGGTCGGCGTACCAAGCACCGCGTCGTCGAGCTGGCCCTGCTGTGGATCATGGTGGTGGGTGCGGGCATCTGGGGCCTGCTCGGCGGGCTCAGCCACCTCGGCCCGACGTCCGACCAGACCGCCGAGCAGATCGGCTACACCCAGTCGATGTTCCAGTGGGAGGTCGGCTGGGGCGACATCGCGGTGGCCGTGCTGGCGATCGGCTGCGCCTGGCGGCGGCTGCGCGGCACCTGGCTGACCGCCGCGGTGACCGCATTGGCCATCTCGTTCTGGGGCGACGCCTGGGGCCACTTCAACCAGTGGGTGTTCCACGACAACCACGCGCCGGCCAACGTCTGGGCGCTGCCGTCGGACATCGTGATGCCCCTGCTCGCCATCATCCTGCTGGTCATGTACCGCCGCGGCGCTCCCGCCCAGTCCTTCGAACAGGCCGCCACCGCGCTGCCCGCCCGCCCCTGA